In a single window of the Theobroma cacao cultivar B97-61/B2 unplaced genomic scaffold, Criollo_cocoa_genome_V2, whole genome shotgun sequence genome:
- the LOC108663931 gene encoding uncharacterized protein LOC108663931 has product MRPMVTIDATHLKGRFKGVLFVVVCKDANECVYPVVFGIGHVEDEDSWTWFLSKLPDAVRCPENTMFISDQHLGIKKAIQNAYPEAHHGLCDYHLKKNFKNKFKRDDVCMFFTLARDCYKVADFNRHMNQIQQIHLGAHVNLMRIGPEKWARACSPTRRYQIITSNIAECVNSCLKHARQMSITVLIEFIRDMFQLKPINRVEFEVKDGKMDGLVNLSRKTCSCSIEFCADYYKTTFFVEGYSGSIRPVGHPSEWDILPHVKQFVVLPPPWRGQAGRLRRRRIPSAGESSRAWRCSQCKRYGHNRQNCSSPFAVPSTNPTPSPSQSVTPRLR; this is encoded by the exons ATGCGTCCTATGGTTACAATTGATGCGACACATCTGAAAGGCAGGTTCAAGGGTGTTTTGTTTGTcgttgtatgcaaagatgcGAACGAGTGCGTATATCCAGTTGTGTTTGGCATCGGCCATGTTGAGGATGAAGACTCGTGGACGTGGTTTCTTAGCAAGCTGCCTGATGCTGTTCGTTGTCCTGAAAACactatgttcatttctgatcAGCATCTCGGcattaagaaagcaatccaaaatgcatacccAGAAGCGCACCATGGTTTATGCGATTACcacttgaaaaaaaactttaaaaacaagttcaagcgcGACGATGTTTGTATGTTTTTCACCCTTGCTCGAGATTGCTATAAGGTGGCTGATTTCAACAGACATATGAACCAGATACAGCAGATTCACCTGGGAGCCCACGTGAACCTTATGAGAATAGGGCCTGAGAAATGGGCACGTGCATGTTCACCAACAAGGCGATACCAAATCATAACATCCAACATTGCAgaatgtgttaactcatgcttgaagcatgcaagacaaatgTCGATCACTGTTTTGATCGAGTTCATCAGAGACATGTTTCAGC TTAAGCCTATCAATCGAGTGGAGTTCGAAGTTAAAGACGGGAAGATGGACGGACTTGTAAACCTGTCCAGGAAGACgtgttcatgtt ccattgaattctgcGCTGACTACTACAAGACAACCTTTTTCGTGGAGGGTTATTCAGGATCCATTAGGCCGGTAGGGCATCctagtgagtgggacatccTCCCTCATGTGAAACAATTTGTCGTCTTGCCCCCACCTTGGCGAGGCCAAGCAGGAAGACTTAGGAGGAGAAGGATTCCATCAGCTGGTGAAAGCAGTCGAGCATGGAGATGTTCGCAATGCAAGAGGTACGGGCATAACAGACAGAACTGCTCATCCCCATTTGCAGTTCCATCCACAAATCCGACACCATCTCCAAGTCAATCGGTGACTCCACGACTGCGCTGA